One stretch of Armigeres subalbatus isolate Guangzhou_Male chromosome 2, GZ_Asu_2, whole genome shotgun sequence DNA includes these proteins:
- the LOC134216527 gene encoding uncharacterized protein LOC134216527 isoform X2: MSVTWIWQGSSVLEDIPAYVMSVDYLQRIPHPHISHSSMVADSMPNRCLKILLVADPQILGNTFDKKIYWPLANFDSDWHLSKTYRKAVQHTTPDVICFLGDLMDEGSVATAVQYDEYYARFANIFTQPRADTLMIYIPGDNDIGGEGQLVTQENVQRFRQYFSEKPNWELIDTATFINVNRFTGFMPSTEKTNHDQHSFTVLLSHMSLLKNIGTFSERAIQTFHPHVIFSAHDHLSKYALVHRNNLFQEVNHIDLNTDRHKRQEISSFNLVDLRYRQELLEIMVPTCSYRMGVMKIGYGYAVLDGDELKYTVLWSSQRFYQLAVYSLMIIPLKLLCGQVWCTIFKRYWCCCRPRNRSYLPLHNS, encoded by the exons atGTCGGTTACGTGGATTTGGCAA GGTTCATCTGTTCTGGAAGATATACCTGCCTACGTTATGTCTGTTGATTATCTACAACGAATACCTCATCCACATATTTCACACTCTTCAATGGTCGCAGATTCAATGCCAAACAG ATGCCTCAAAATTTTACTAGTGGCGGATCCTCAAATATTGGGTAATACCTTCGATAAAAAAATTTACTGGCCCCTGGCTAATTTCGATTCAGACTG GCATCTCTCGAAAACATATAGAAAGGCTGTACAGCATACAACACCCGACGTGATCTGTTTTCTGGGAGACCTAATGGACGAAGGTAGCGTTGCTACAGCAGTTCAGTACGATGAATACTACGCTagatttgcaaatattttcacacAACCGAGAGCGGACACGCTGATG ATTTACATTCCAGGCGATAATGATATCGGCGGCGAGGGGCAGTTAGTTACACAGGAGAATGTTCAACGATTTCGGCAGTATTTCAGCGAGAAACCAAACTGGGAGCTCATAGATACGGCCACATTTATCAACGTAAATCGTTTCACGGGTTTCATGCCGTCAACAGAGAAAACCAATCACGATCAACATTCATTTACAGTATTACTAAGCCACATGAGCTTGCTGAAGAATATCGGAACCTTCTCGGAAAGA GCAATACAAACATTTCATCCGCATGTCATATTCTCTGCACACGACCACCTATCTAAATATGCACTGGTCCACAGGAACAACCTTTTCCAGGAAGTTAACCACATTGATCTCAACACGGACCGCCATAAACGACAGGAAATCTCATCTTTTAATCTCGTGGATCTACGATACCGGCAAGAGCTGCTGGAGATCATGGTACCCACCTGCTCCTACCGGATGGGGGTCATGAAGATTGGTTACGGCTATGCAGTACTGGACGGTGACGAACTGAAATACACCGTACTTTGGTCTTCGCAGCGATTTTATCAATTGGCGGTTTATTCGCTGATGATCATCCCTCTGAAATTGTTATGCGGGCAAGTTTGGTGTACAATCTTCAAACGCTACTGGTGCTGTTGCCGGCCCAGAAATCGTAGCTATCTTCCGTTGCACAATAGTTAG
- the LOC134216527 gene encoding uncharacterized protein LOC134216527 isoform X1 produces MFEKCRLRGFGKVHLFWKIYLPTLCLLIIYNEYLIHIFHTLQWSQIQCQTDRCLKILLVADPQILGNTFDKKIYWPLANFDSDWHLSKTYRKAVQHTTPDVICFLGDLMDEGSVATAVQYDEYYARFANIFTQPRADTLMIYIPGDNDIGGEGQLVTQENVQRFRQYFSEKPNWELIDTATFINVNRFTGFMPSTEKTNHDQHSFTVLLSHMSLLKNIGTFSERAIQTFHPHVIFSAHDHLSKYALVHRNNLFQEVNHIDLNTDRHKRQEISSFNLVDLRYRQELLEIMVPTCSYRMGVMKIGYGYAVLDGDELKYTVLWSSQRFYQLAVYSLMIIPLKLLCGQVWCTIFKRYWCCCRPRNRSYLPLHNS; encoded by the exons atgtttgaaaaatGTCGGTTACGTGGATTTGGCAA GGTTCATCTGTTCTGGAAGATATACCTGCCTACGTTATGTCTGTTGATTATCTACAACGAATACCTCATCCACATATTTCACACTCTTCAATGGTCGCAGATTCAATGCCAAACAG ACAGATGCCTCAAAATTTTACTAGTGGCGGATCCTCAAATATTGGGTAATACCTTCGATAAAAAAATTTACTGGCCCCTGGCTAATTTCGATTCAGACTG GCATCTCTCGAAAACATATAGAAAGGCTGTACAGCATACAACACCCGACGTGATCTGTTTTCTGGGAGACCTAATGGACGAAGGTAGCGTTGCTACAGCAGTTCAGTACGATGAATACTACGCTagatttgcaaatattttcacacAACCGAGAGCGGACACGCTGATG ATTTACATTCCAGGCGATAATGATATCGGCGGCGAGGGGCAGTTAGTTACACAGGAGAATGTTCAACGATTTCGGCAGTATTTCAGCGAGAAACCAAACTGGGAGCTCATAGATACGGCCACATTTATCAACGTAAATCGTTTCACGGGTTTCATGCCGTCAACAGAGAAAACCAATCACGATCAACATTCATTTACAGTATTACTAAGCCACATGAGCTTGCTGAAGAATATCGGAACCTTCTCGGAAAGA GCAATACAAACATTTCATCCGCATGTCATATTCTCTGCACACGACCACCTATCTAAATATGCACTGGTCCACAGGAACAACCTTTTCCAGGAAGTTAACCACATTGATCTCAACACGGACCGCCATAAACGACAGGAAATCTCATCTTTTAATCTCGTGGATCTACGATACCGGCAAGAGCTGCTGGAGATCATGGTACCCACCTGCTCCTACCGGATGGGGGTCATGAAGATTGGTTACGGCTATGCAGTACTGGACGGTGACGAACTGAAATACACCGTACTTTGGTCTTCGCAGCGATTTTATCAATTGGCGGTTTATTCGCTGATGATCATCCCTCTGAAATTGTTATGCGGGCAAGTTTGGTGTACAATCTTCAAACGCTACTGGTGCTGTTGCCGGCCCAGAAATCGTAGCTATCTTCCGTTGCACAATAGTTAG